A stretch of Cicer arietinum cultivar CDC Frontier isolate Library 1 chromosome 5, Cicar.CDCFrontier_v2.0, whole genome shotgun sequence DNA encodes these proteins:
- the LOC101494906 gene encoding U-box domain-containing protein 35-like isoform X2, with product MDRIQETDQSNKTRYSSSSAVALAIKGSKKSKYVVQWALNKFVPEGMIIFKLIHVHAVGVVLPVSQVRNDVAAAYKKEVEHQINQMVLPFKKMCEQRKVHVDVVLIESDDVASAVAEEVTKDAITKLVIGASSGGIFKSKQKSMSAKISVRTPRFCTVYAVSKGNLSIRPSDMQIDETITDDTSEISFSSSSSSNYTSTTQTDSGSVASYAALHTSSLATQRFQALSNMNQTLLSTTHGLNETNHSRGQSIDLGRENPATSSARNSDFGRALSRASSYRSIVSDPESWINDQNCLKGSPVATKLSSPNRQENFTLELEKLRIELRHFQGMHAVAQTENIDASRKLNELSKRRSGESMKMKEIIAKEEVANELATQQREKYEAAAREAEYLKECAEREAAERKETELKAIRAAKEKEKLEDALSGSTLQYRKFTWDEIVLATSSFSEELKIGMGAYGMVYKCTLHHTTVAVKVLHSAGISQNKQFQQELEILSRIRHPNLLLLLGACSDHGCLVYEYMENGNLEDRLLQKNSNNPIPWFERFRIAWEVASALSFLHSSKPQPIIHRDLKPANILLGRNLVSKIGDIGLSTILNSDELSTMYKDTAPVGTLSYIDPEYQRSGLISTKSDVYAFGLVMLQLLTAKPAIALTHVVEMAIEGGNLTDILDPKAGSWPFQETLDLARLALSCAELRRKDRPDLKDHVLPILERLKEVSDRAHHSASMITIKPKPPNHFICPILQDLMDDPCVAADGYTYNRNAIEKWLEENEKSPMTNMDLPHKLLIPNYTLLSAILEWKSKEI from the exons ATGGATAGGATTCAAGAGACCGATCAAAGTAACAAAACACGGTATTCTTCGTCTTCAGCTGTAGCTTTAGCAATCAAGGGTAGCAAGAAAAGCAAATATGTTGTTCAATGGGCACTTAACAAGTTTGTTCCAGAGGGAATGATCATCTTCAAGCTGATACATGTTCATGCTG TGGGAGTTGTGCTCCCAGTTTCGCAAGTGCGTAACGATGTAGCAGCCGCATACAAAAAGGAAGTGGAGCATCAAATAAATCAAATGGTTCTACCTTTTAAGAAAATGTGTGAACAGAGAAAG GTTCATGTAGATGTTGTACTGATTGAATCGGATGATGTGGCATCTGCAGTGGCAGAGGAAGTAACTAAGGATGCTATAACCAAATTGGTCATCGGAGCTTCATCTGGTGGTATATTTAAAAG TAAACAAAAGAGTATGTCTGCAAAAATCTCAGTACGCACTCCAAGATTTTGTACAGTTTATGCTGTTTCAAAAGGGAATTTATCCATACGGCCATCAGACATGCAGATTGATGAAACCATTACCGATGACACCAGTGAAATCAGTTTTTCCTCCAGCAGCTCATCGAACTACACTTCTACGACTCAAACAG ATTCTGGCTCAGTTGCGTCATATGCTGCTTTACATACCTCTTCCCTGGCAACACAGCGATTTCAAGCTCTTTCAAATATGAATCAGACCCTTCTAAGCACAACTCATGGTTTGAATGAAACTAATCATTCTAGAGGCCAGTCCATTGATCTTGGGAGAGAGAATCCTGCTACAAGTTCTGCTAGAAACTCAGATTTTGGTCGTGCTCTGAGTCGGGCATCTAGTTACAGAAGCATTGTTTCGGACCCTGAATCTTGGATTAATGATCAAAATTGTTTAAAGGGTTCGCCAGTAGCTACTAAACTGTCGTCACCAAATAGACAG GAAAATTTTACCCTTGAGCTGGAAAAGTTGAGAATTGAACTAAGACATTTCCAAGGAATGCATGCAGTAGCTCAAACGGAGAACATCGATGCATCACGAAAG CTAAATGAGCTAAGCAAGAGGAGATCAGGAGAATCCATGAAAATGAAGGAGATTATCGCTAAGGAAGAGGTGGCCAATGAATTAGCAACACAACAAAGAGAGAAATATGAAGCTGCTGCAAGAGAAGCTGAATATTTGAAAGAATGTGCTGAAAGAGAAGCTGCAGAAAGAAAAGAAACTGAGTTGAAAGCTATCCGTGCTGCCAAAGAGAAAGAAAAGCTAGAGGATGCTCTAAGCGGTTCCACACTCCAGTACCGGAAGTTTACGTGGGATGAAATAGTTTTAGCTACTTCGTCTTTCTCTGAAGAACTGAAAATTGGAATGGGTGCTTATGGAATGGTGTATAAGTGCACTTTGCATCACACAACGGTTGCTGTTAAAGTTCTCCACTCTGCCGGAATCAGCCAAAACAAGCAATTCCAGCAAGAG TTAGAGATATTGAGCAGAATTCGTCATCCAAACttgcttcttcttcttggtGCATGTTCTGATCATGGATGTCTTGTGTATGAATACATGGAAAATGGCAACTTGGAGGATAGACTGCTCCAGAAAAACAGTAATAACCCAATCCCATGGTTTGAGAGATTTCGAATAGCTTGGGAAGTTGCGTCAGCTCTTTCATTTCTTCACAGCTCAAAGCCACAACCTATTATCCATCGCGACTTGAAGCCTGCAAACATCTTGCTTGGCCGTAATCTTGTCAGCAAAATTGGTGATATTGGTCTTTCTACAATCCTCAATTCAGATGAATTATCTACCATGTATAAGGACACGGCGCCTGTTGGAACACTCAGCTATATTGATCCTGAGTATCAAAGGAGCGGCTTAATATCTACGAAATCCGATGTTTACGCTTTTGGATTAGTGATGTTACAGTTATTGACAGCAAAACCAGCAATAGCCCTTACTCATGTGGTTGAAATGGCAATCGAAGGTGGTAATTTAACCGATATATTGGATCCAAAGGCAGGATCATGGCCGTTTCAAGAGACATTAGACTTAGCTCGATTAGCTTTGAGTTGTGCAGAGCTTCGGCGTAAGGATCGACCTGATTTGAAAGATCATGTGCTTCCAATACTAGAGAGGTTGAAAGAAGTTTCTGATAGGGCTCATCATTCTGCTTCAATGATTACTATTAAACCCAAACCTCCAAACCATTTTATCTGCCCTATACTTCAG GATCTGATGGATGATCCTTGTGTTGCCGCAGATGGATATACATACAATCGCAATGCGATTGAAAAGTGGcttgaagaaaatgaaaaatcacCTATGACAAACATGGATTTGCCTCATAAACTTCTAATTCCTAATTACACACTTTTATCAGCAATTTTGGAGTGGAAGTCCAAAGAAATATGA
- the LOC101494906 gene encoding U-box domain-containing protein 35-like isoform X3, whose amino-acid sequence MSAKISVRTPRFCTVYAVSKGNLSIRPSDMQIDETITDDTSEISFSSSSSSNYTSTTQTDSGSVASYAALHTSSLATQRFQALSNMNQTLLSTTHGLNETNHSRGQSIDLGRENPATSSARNSDFGRALSRASSYRSIVSDPESWINDQNCLKGSPVATKLSSPNRQENFTLELEKLRIELRHFQGMHAVAQTENIDASRKLNELSKRRSGESMKMKEIIAKEEVANELATQQREKYEAAAREAEYLKECAEREAAERKETELKAIRAAKEKEKLEDALSGSTLQYRKFTWDEIVLATSSFSEELKIGMGAYGMVYKCTLHHTTVAVKVLHSAGISQNKQFQQELEILSRIRHPNLLLLLGACSDHGCLVYEYMENGNLEDRLLQKNSNNPIPWFERFRIAWEVASALSFLHSSKPQPIIHRDLKPANILLGRNLVSKIGDIGLSTILNSDELSTMYKDTAPVGTLSYIDPEYQRSGLISTKSDVYAFGLVMLQLLTAKPAIALTHVVEMAIEGGNLTDILDPKAGSWPFQETLDLARLALSCAELRRKDRPDLKDHVLPILERLKEVSDRAHHSASMITIKPKPPNHFICPILQDLMDDPCVAADGYTYNRNAIEKWLEENEKSPMTNMDLPHKLLIPNYTLLSAILEWKSKEI is encoded by the exons ATGTCTGCAAAAATCTCAGTACGCACTCCAAGATTTTGTACAGTTTATGCTGTTTCAAAAGGGAATTTATCCATACGGCCATCAGACATGCAGATTGATGAAACCATTACCGATGACACCAGTGAAATCAGTTTTTCCTCCAGCAGCTCATCGAACTACACTTCTACGACTCAAACAG ATTCTGGCTCAGTTGCGTCATATGCTGCTTTACATACCTCTTCCCTGGCAACACAGCGATTTCAAGCTCTTTCAAATATGAATCAGACCCTTCTAAGCACAACTCATGGTTTGAATGAAACTAATCATTCTAGAGGCCAGTCCATTGATCTTGGGAGAGAGAATCCTGCTACAAGTTCTGCTAGAAACTCAGATTTTGGTCGTGCTCTGAGTCGGGCATCTAGTTACAGAAGCATTGTTTCGGACCCTGAATCTTGGATTAATGATCAAAATTGTTTAAAGGGTTCGCCAGTAGCTACTAAACTGTCGTCACCAAATAGACAG GAAAATTTTACCCTTGAGCTGGAAAAGTTGAGAATTGAACTAAGACATTTCCAAGGAATGCATGCAGTAGCTCAAACGGAGAACATCGATGCATCACGAAAG CTAAATGAGCTAAGCAAGAGGAGATCAGGAGAATCCATGAAAATGAAGGAGATTATCGCTAAGGAAGAGGTGGCCAATGAATTAGCAACACAACAAAGAGAGAAATATGAAGCTGCTGCAAGAGAAGCTGAATATTTGAAAGAATGTGCTGAAAGAGAAGCTGCAGAAAGAAAAGAAACTGAGTTGAAAGCTATCCGTGCTGCCAAAGAGAAAGAAAAGCTAGAGGATGCTCTAAGCGGTTCCACACTCCAGTACCGGAAGTTTACGTGGGATGAAATAGTTTTAGCTACTTCGTCTTTCTCTGAAGAACTGAAAATTGGAATGGGTGCTTATGGAATGGTGTATAAGTGCACTTTGCATCACACAACGGTTGCTGTTAAAGTTCTCCACTCTGCCGGAATCAGCCAAAACAAGCAATTCCAGCAAGAG TTAGAGATATTGAGCAGAATTCGTCATCCAAACttgcttcttcttcttggtGCATGTTCTGATCATGGATGTCTTGTGTATGAATACATGGAAAATGGCAACTTGGAGGATAGACTGCTCCAGAAAAACAGTAATAACCCAATCCCATGGTTTGAGAGATTTCGAATAGCTTGGGAAGTTGCGTCAGCTCTTTCATTTCTTCACAGCTCAAAGCCACAACCTATTATCCATCGCGACTTGAAGCCTGCAAACATCTTGCTTGGCCGTAATCTTGTCAGCAAAATTGGTGATATTGGTCTTTCTACAATCCTCAATTCAGATGAATTATCTACCATGTATAAGGACACGGCGCCTGTTGGAACACTCAGCTATATTGATCCTGAGTATCAAAGGAGCGGCTTAATATCTACGAAATCCGATGTTTACGCTTTTGGATTAGTGATGTTACAGTTATTGACAGCAAAACCAGCAATAGCCCTTACTCATGTGGTTGAAATGGCAATCGAAGGTGGTAATTTAACCGATATATTGGATCCAAAGGCAGGATCATGGCCGTTTCAAGAGACATTAGACTTAGCTCGATTAGCTTTGAGTTGTGCAGAGCTTCGGCGTAAGGATCGACCTGATTTGAAAGATCATGTGCTTCCAATACTAGAGAGGTTGAAAGAAGTTTCTGATAGGGCTCATCATTCTGCTTCAATGATTACTATTAAACCCAAACCTCCAAACCATTTTATCTGCCCTATACTTCAG GATCTGATGGATGATCCTTGTGTTGCCGCAGATGGATATACATACAATCGCAATGCGATTGAAAAGTGGcttgaagaaaatgaaaaatcacCTATGACAAACATGGATTTGCCTCATAAACTTCTAATTCCTAATTACACACTTTTATCAGCAATTTTGGAGTGGAAGTCCAAAGAAATATGA
- the LOC101494906 gene encoding U-box domain-containing protein 35-like isoform X1: protein MDRIQETDQSNKTRYSSSSAVALAIKGSKKSKYVVQWALNKFVPEGMIIFKLIHVHAGIIGVPTPLGVVLPVSQVRNDVAAAYKKEVEHQINQMVLPFKKMCEQRKVHVDVVLIESDDVASAVAEEVTKDAITKLVIGASSGGIFKSKQKSMSAKISVRTPRFCTVYAVSKGNLSIRPSDMQIDETITDDTSEISFSSSSSSNYTSTTQTDSGSVASYAALHTSSLATQRFQALSNMNQTLLSTTHGLNETNHSRGQSIDLGRENPATSSARNSDFGRALSRASSYRSIVSDPESWINDQNCLKGSPVATKLSSPNRQENFTLELEKLRIELRHFQGMHAVAQTENIDASRKLNELSKRRSGESMKMKEIIAKEEVANELATQQREKYEAAAREAEYLKECAEREAAERKETELKAIRAAKEKEKLEDALSGSTLQYRKFTWDEIVLATSSFSEELKIGMGAYGMVYKCTLHHTTVAVKVLHSAGISQNKQFQQELEILSRIRHPNLLLLLGACSDHGCLVYEYMENGNLEDRLLQKNSNNPIPWFERFRIAWEVASALSFLHSSKPQPIIHRDLKPANILLGRNLVSKIGDIGLSTILNSDELSTMYKDTAPVGTLSYIDPEYQRSGLISTKSDVYAFGLVMLQLLTAKPAIALTHVVEMAIEGGNLTDILDPKAGSWPFQETLDLARLALSCAELRRKDRPDLKDHVLPILERLKEVSDRAHHSASMITIKPKPPNHFICPILQDLMDDPCVAADGYTYNRNAIEKWLEENEKSPMTNMDLPHKLLIPNYTLLSAILEWKSKEI, encoded by the exons ATGGATAGGATTCAAGAGACCGATCAAAGTAACAAAACACGGTATTCTTCGTCTTCAGCTGTAGCTTTAGCAATCAAGGGTAGCAAGAAAAGCAAATATGTTGTTCAATGGGCACTTAACAAGTTTGTTCCAGAGGGAATGATCATCTTCAAGCTGATACATGTTCATGCTGGTATAATCGGAGTTCCTACACCAT TGGGAGTTGTGCTCCCAGTTTCGCAAGTGCGTAACGATGTAGCAGCCGCATACAAAAAGGAAGTGGAGCATCAAATAAATCAAATGGTTCTACCTTTTAAGAAAATGTGTGAACAGAGAAAG GTTCATGTAGATGTTGTACTGATTGAATCGGATGATGTGGCATCTGCAGTGGCAGAGGAAGTAACTAAGGATGCTATAACCAAATTGGTCATCGGAGCTTCATCTGGTGGTATATTTAAAAG TAAACAAAAGAGTATGTCTGCAAAAATCTCAGTACGCACTCCAAGATTTTGTACAGTTTATGCTGTTTCAAAAGGGAATTTATCCATACGGCCATCAGACATGCAGATTGATGAAACCATTACCGATGACACCAGTGAAATCAGTTTTTCCTCCAGCAGCTCATCGAACTACACTTCTACGACTCAAACAG ATTCTGGCTCAGTTGCGTCATATGCTGCTTTACATACCTCTTCCCTGGCAACACAGCGATTTCAAGCTCTTTCAAATATGAATCAGACCCTTCTAAGCACAACTCATGGTTTGAATGAAACTAATCATTCTAGAGGCCAGTCCATTGATCTTGGGAGAGAGAATCCTGCTACAAGTTCTGCTAGAAACTCAGATTTTGGTCGTGCTCTGAGTCGGGCATCTAGTTACAGAAGCATTGTTTCGGACCCTGAATCTTGGATTAATGATCAAAATTGTTTAAAGGGTTCGCCAGTAGCTACTAAACTGTCGTCACCAAATAGACAG GAAAATTTTACCCTTGAGCTGGAAAAGTTGAGAATTGAACTAAGACATTTCCAAGGAATGCATGCAGTAGCTCAAACGGAGAACATCGATGCATCACGAAAG CTAAATGAGCTAAGCAAGAGGAGATCAGGAGAATCCATGAAAATGAAGGAGATTATCGCTAAGGAAGAGGTGGCCAATGAATTAGCAACACAACAAAGAGAGAAATATGAAGCTGCTGCAAGAGAAGCTGAATATTTGAAAGAATGTGCTGAAAGAGAAGCTGCAGAAAGAAAAGAAACTGAGTTGAAAGCTATCCGTGCTGCCAAAGAGAAAGAAAAGCTAGAGGATGCTCTAAGCGGTTCCACACTCCAGTACCGGAAGTTTACGTGGGATGAAATAGTTTTAGCTACTTCGTCTTTCTCTGAAGAACTGAAAATTGGAATGGGTGCTTATGGAATGGTGTATAAGTGCACTTTGCATCACACAACGGTTGCTGTTAAAGTTCTCCACTCTGCCGGAATCAGCCAAAACAAGCAATTCCAGCAAGAG TTAGAGATATTGAGCAGAATTCGTCATCCAAACttgcttcttcttcttggtGCATGTTCTGATCATGGATGTCTTGTGTATGAATACATGGAAAATGGCAACTTGGAGGATAGACTGCTCCAGAAAAACAGTAATAACCCAATCCCATGGTTTGAGAGATTTCGAATAGCTTGGGAAGTTGCGTCAGCTCTTTCATTTCTTCACAGCTCAAAGCCACAACCTATTATCCATCGCGACTTGAAGCCTGCAAACATCTTGCTTGGCCGTAATCTTGTCAGCAAAATTGGTGATATTGGTCTTTCTACAATCCTCAATTCAGATGAATTATCTACCATGTATAAGGACACGGCGCCTGTTGGAACACTCAGCTATATTGATCCTGAGTATCAAAGGAGCGGCTTAATATCTACGAAATCCGATGTTTACGCTTTTGGATTAGTGATGTTACAGTTATTGACAGCAAAACCAGCAATAGCCCTTACTCATGTGGTTGAAATGGCAATCGAAGGTGGTAATTTAACCGATATATTGGATCCAAAGGCAGGATCATGGCCGTTTCAAGAGACATTAGACTTAGCTCGATTAGCTTTGAGTTGTGCAGAGCTTCGGCGTAAGGATCGACCTGATTTGAAAGATCATGTGCTTCCAATACTAGAGAGGTTGAAAGAAGTTTCTGATAGGGCTCATCATTCTGCTTCAATGATTACTATTAAACCCAAACCTCCAAACCATTTTATCTGCCCTATACTTCAG GATCTGATGGATGATCCTTGTGTTGCCGCAGATGGATATACATACAATCGCAATGCGATTGAAAAGTGGcttgaagaaaatgaaaaatcacCTATGACAAACATGGATTTGCCTCATAAACTTCTAATTCCTAATTACACACTTTTATCAGCAATTTTGGAGTGGAAGTCCAAAGAAATATGA